DNA from Pomacea canaliculata isolate SZHN2017 linkage group LG9, ASM307304v1, whole genome shotgun sequence:
GTTACAAGAGTGATTCAGGGAAGATAAGCCTGCATTAAGATAGATTCATTGTGTTTTGCATTCAGCTTGTAATATCTGGATCACGTGGTAGCTCCACAACATACTAACGGCTCTACAGACTCGTACCACTGACGTCACGGCTTGGGGTCTGACGTTGTGCAGCTCTCGGATCGTCAAATAGACGTCAACCTCCTTGTCATGTGTCACGcggctgatgacgtcacacagtgCGCAGAATAAACCGCTTTTGGACGAACCGTCACTGAGCGTAAATCACAAACCACTTAATTCTCAGGTATCACGCTTgaatttgaataaaatattgactTGCTTACACGGACTAAATAAATCAATgctaaaaaggaaagaaagacagaaagaatgaatgaaggaaagaaagtaagagaagacgaaaaataataatttgccaaaaaaaagctaaatgcaagaaaaaatattcaaaagcgCACGATTCAATACAAGTATATTTGCTGTCAGTGCTGTCAATCTAAAATAATCACGTGACGGGACAAGGACATGTAAAGCCGCAAACGAAgtgtatcaataaataaattataacaacTAATTAACAACTAATAAATATGTACAATGCGACagatacaacaaataaaattcttggCATACTTCTAAACCACAAGTCGATCAACATTTGTGCAAACCCTAAAATAACCGCACGGATGAAACACGCAcaaacaagatgatgatgatgaggaggaggagaagaaggaggaggagaagaatgtACTCACATGCACTGAATGACGACAGGGCTACCCGTGAAGTGTGCCCGGGTACTTTCAAGTGTGTCGATTAAGTGCAGCAGCTCGGACGTGCTGGCGGGTAGGTCACCCTCCCACCCCTCGAAGTGAAGCACTcgcagatcacgtgacccatCAGAGCGGTGCTGAATGGTgccaagaaacaaaactcaacaTGTGACCATTAGTTGTAGATGTGGGTGGTCACTGTGGCCTTCAAGTGTACATTGCGGGTGTTTTTCTACCCCTTTCTAAAACTAGAATCCGTTTTAACAGGAGAAATAACCCGAAAGTCTGACTTTCCATATTTGGGTTAGAACATCCAGAAGGGAAATGCTTTATGAATTCTTATCGACTTGTTTACTTTGCAGTCTAGACTTTCTCATAGCTgtgaaggatgtgaaaaagtcTATGGCAGTGAAATTCTTttataacaattaaaaacaatcgctgaaaacatgtttaaatgttgcataaaataatacaaagaaagtaatagAAATATGTTGGTAAATAATATTATAGaactttgattatttattttgacacaTCATTATCCTTTCacctctctcattctctctctcacacgctcGCTCACTTATTCATTtacttctctttttattttcatttttttttttggtcgctAAATTCCTTATCTAGTAAATTAGAAATCGTCACTGCAaaacagctgttgttgttgttgtcatcctGGTTGTCATTGTCAATCAGAGAGCTGAGATATTGCTCGTTCTCTGACGTCATCTCTTAAacgaatttttcttttaaacagtcCTTGATGACGTTTGTGTCATCAGTGACTCCATACAACCTGCACGTGACCGACAGTTGTCTCCCGTATTTACCTCCATGTTGAGACTGACGGCGTATGACGTCAGATGATCCCGATCTTGGACACGTTCTGCAGCGTCACGCAGTATGCGCCGATCTCCATCATCTTGCTGGGAGGCCGGGGCCAGTACCGACACCAGTCCTGACGTCAACATATCAAAACGTCACATCGCGTTGTCAAACTACGTGACTGTCACGAAAAAGGATTTTGACTCTTAATGCGCTGTTACACATGTTCACTGCAACATTACTAAGTAGATTCTGTCAGCTTCGTGTCCAAGTAGATTCTACCATTACTCTCATGTCACAAGTAGATTCTGACATTACTCTCATGTCACAAGTAGATTGTGACGTTCCTTACATGTTTTAAAGTAGATTGTGATACCTTCGTGTTACGTTCCTCCTCTTCGCTCCCCAAGGAGACGATAATCTTAATGTCGTTTTCATCCACCATACGCCAGAAATCAACCAGAGTATCCGGAAGCGGAAGTTGCGTGAGAAATTTCCATTGCGCTCCCGGAAGGTCTACACAGAAACCTTTGTTAAGCTCAGCAATGGAAGTGACGTAACGCACGTTGTCAGCTCCATTCCTGAACTAATTCTtacatttcttgtctttctgaTTAAATGGTTCAtaaatttaccttttaaatggattaaaaagtatgagaagaaaaagaaaaaaaaacatgtaacgAATCTGTTACATTTCTCAACAGTAGATAATTCCTACTAACCGAGAGAAACACGGCGTTGATGTATTTGTTGCGGCCGGCAAAACGTCTTTTAAGGACCACCAGGTATCGTCCGCTGAAAAAGTAAGTTCCAGTTTTAGAACTGACCTGGTAACATCTACAAGTGatgtcaaatatttatttatatgcattGTTGCACTGTGTTGTGTAGTGTGGAATTGAAAACAATCAGTCATCACACGTGTAAACTCGTTAGCTTACCTGGAAGACAGTCTTTGTTCCGATTCTTGTTCAGGTTTTCATGATGCTCTGCTGCCGTGCACGTGCGATTTGCAGTTAGCTTGTGCATCCACATCAGCGTCTGTTGGTGATAAACAAGGTGTGTTATCGTCAATCAGACAGATTTATTCTCATCGATAAATAACGCTCCAAATGTTCCTCATCTAGTGAATATACTGGACTAATAATTTCGTGGACTAAGACTTGGAAATGAAAACTACTCAGTACTGAAGAACAGTCAGTATAAATCTAATGAGTCCAGTGAAGTCCAAAGAAGTCCACTTTCTCCAAAGTCATGCATGCTGATGTCTCTGTCCTCATGTCACCACTGTCATCACCTGGAACTCTTTGTCGATTCGTGACAGCTGTGTCTTGGCGCTGATTGGTCGCTGGAAGGTTGCCTCAAAAAGGTCAAGGGCCATTGTCGTGTCACGACCCGCGTAGGCTTCCAGCAGGAGTTTGTAGAGAAACACGAAATGCTCCTGTGGAAAATGTCAGAATCGTTAGCACTCGAACACAGAATATATTTGTTTGACCTACCTTCAATGgcatcacaaaaaaatgaatcaatcaCCTGCAGCACTCGTCAATGTCATTGATGTtgtgagaaagggagaaaactgcAAAGAGAAGTATCTGATAACCAAATTACCAAAATTATAGTCCCAGtaagaaataattatgaaattacTAGCTTCAGAAGATGACATTTTTGATAGATCTCAGAGCAAGGTAAttgcttgataaaaaaataagttatatttcaaattttgataaaactagtagaaacatgtaaacaataatcGTGATAAGCTGTATACAGCCATTACGCTTACATATACCTTTAATACCGAAATAAGATATCAggtaaatgacataaaaatttaCATGGTTATTCTTTACATATTATTCTGGGGAGGTGGATAGCCGAACGGTCAGAGCGCAAGGTTGGTGCACGCTTACAACCCGTGTGACGTAGCATCCTTGCTCCCAGTTGACCCGACGGTTGAATAATTGGTAGTAGTTACTGTCCTGAAGTGATTACATCTATGCTGATAGATGATTCTTCTCAACATGTGTAGATACTCTAACCGTAAGTATAATGAACACTTTTTCTGAGATCAttataatatgtttatttttatttgttgttatgcGCTTTGAGATAgtctttgatggtggggtaCAGCGCTTTATTATTTAACTATATTATTATCAAAAGGATCTTGTTTCGAATACAGTGGCATCTTGAAACCCTTACTCCTCAACCACCGAAAGATCTACTTTAGTTTTCATGCGTTGTAAGAATCTGTCATTCCTATCTGCTGCACCAAGTACATGTACTGACTGTACAAATGTGGCAAATCGTTTTGACCcaaagttacaaataaaaaggtCAAGAGCTCGAGACGGAAGGTCAGAAATCGCTCCACATCCGCCAACCGGAAAATGCTGTGGTGCGATAAGCAACACCACACAGAGATGAGaggaaaatattgaaaagagaACGCACTGGTGGTGAatacaaagggagacaacttcatATCATGGCTTTCTTAATATGTTTTCAGTAGTTATGTACCCTGGATGGGTGTCATCATTAATTTTCGATTAATTGACTGACTATCAATAATATTTGTCGTCAAAAAAGTCTAGGGGCAGtgcaaagtggaaaaaaatcatttaaagttGTGAAAACATTTACCAGAAGTTTACAAGGAGGTGCACatagattattttcttttcttaaggAAGATGTGGTCGACATGGAAACAACATGGCGCAGTTctagcagaaatgaaaacaaagtcacTTGCTCAacaataagcaaacaaacaacaacaagtgGATGTAGATGAAGGATAAAAAGCAGAGCATtcctccccccaccaaaaaaaaattaattttctctgATATTTCAAATCAGTGTCCATTGGCTGAAGCTCGGTCTtctagtgtcgtctgctgcacacCTTGTCGCTTATCGAAGCGATCCCACTCCGCTTACGAAGGAAGAAATACAAATACGACGAGCGCAACTTCTGAGAATATGAGGATTTTGACCAAAGTGTTGTCTGTAAGAAGATAGACCGTCTGGGGATCTGAAAGTGAGGCACGAATTAACAGAAATAACAACCGATGACGTCTCACCACATCCTGGACCATCATGCACCGCTCCTGGCGTAGCTGCTTCACCACCTCGAAAATGTGCACCTCACCTGCGTATCTCAGGTGCTGCTGGACAATGTCGAGGCCGATGTAAACCCCGGTTCTGCCCGCGCCATTGCTAAAGAGGAATTGAATAGTTTGACAAGAAAGTATTAATGAGATGGATATGACAAAAGCGagcacacacaccaccaccaccaccaccaccaccaccaccaccaccactgttTCTCTCGTTCACTTATTACTGTCTCTCTAGACTCTCTCCTACAGTTGTTCACACAGGACTAACACACTGTGACTGACCTGCAGTGGACAAGGACAGGGGGCGGAGGATGTTGAGGAGCTCGCGCCCTCGTCAGCCGCCAGAAGTtgaccagtgacgtcacagacggCATCCCCACCTCCGGCCACACTTGAAAGTGGTACTGCTCTACCTCCCTCTCCTGGGCTCCCTGTCACACAAATCATCTCCCGTTAATGGGCGACTGACTCCTCCTGCTGACGAGATGCAACATTTCAATGAACCAAACGCAGTGTAGTCAGTCGGCCCTCCACACCCTGTCTCCATACTCACGTCTTCCGCCTTCAGTAAGAAGGTTCTGTGCATGAAGTGAGCCCGCTTCTCCACGTGCAGTCCTGTCACAGTCACTGGACCATGAGTCTCAGAACTGTCGCGAAGGGCCAGTACTCCCAACACTGATCCTGCAAAATGCAGTTTCCGAGGGAATTGAGGGAAGGTCAAGTAGAGAAGATGATTCTAAAGGTACAGAATCACTTCGCTTGCGTTTttactaaaatgtaaaaaaaatacttgtacataaaaaatatttggatgtgtatgtgcgtgGTTTTATTATTTCAGCATGTGTGTGCGAGCGCATCTTGTGAgtatctaagaaaaaaaaaagaaaaatgaatgagcaAATGACGAAGGAAGTAAACGGTTAATAACGGTAACACGGTTCATGTCTCTGCTTgtaaaattctctctctctcactctctctcactcacacacacacctgtcctcCTTCTGATATGTTGGCCAGCATAACGATCTGAGTTATCTGCTCTTGCCACACCATCCGCCAGAAGTCGCTAACGGTGTTGTCACGTGGTCCTTGTAATCACAAAGTGTTtcaataaacattcaaaataaactgcTGCTGAAAGCAAGTATTTACActatttctaaacatttcacATCAAGAGTGTCTGTATTAATTTCGTCATCATAAGAAACAGGAATGCAGTCCGTTAGCCTCCAGtgatcgttgttgttgttgttgtttacactaTCACCACTAACGCTCGCACTCTCCCGACATCTAAGCCCCTGGTCAGGTAAATGAAAGGCTAGTTGACTTTAATGACACTCGTCccatttatttcatctttcgtctgcttcttctACTCATGCCCGACAATGTTGCCGACAGGATCGTTGCAGGTTTATCTTGAAAAAACACGAAAAGCTCACCTTGAGTTGCAATGTAGGTATTTCGATCTTGATATCCCTGCAAGAAACATaagtatttaatataaaaattgctAAGACTAATGATGTgccagtttctttttattttatgtttcattttatgttttatgatcatttttatttcagtctgTGTCTGGAGATTTTCTCTCTGGATGTCAATGATTTCTTCATGATGTGTGTTGCGAAAACAGTTATACCTGAATATAACTTGCATTGATGTAGTCTGTTGCCTCCACAGCCACGTACCCGTCCTTGAGAACGATTCGATTGTAGTCGTCTGCGAAAGTCATATCGTCAGAGTTATCTTTCCTTGGcgggggtatttttttttcccaaaatcaaatgtttaaaaataggATGTTGTTTGTCAGACACTTAGTGGGAGACAGTCACTCCTTCTTTACTCtttgttcattaattttgttgtttgtttggttttcttttgcttttacttattttttacacaGCTTTCTCGAGAACCTAATACTACACAGTCTGCAATCTCTCAGGGACAATAATAccataggtcataggtcataggAGACAGTGCTACAAAGCTGCTGCTACGACTGCTGTCGCTGCAATCATCACTAACTACTGGTGTTACTATATGTAGCAATCTGTTTA
Protein-coding regions in this window:
- the LOC112572456 gene encoding receptor-type tyrosine-protein phosphatase alpha-like; the protein is MEHRSDGSRDLRVLHFEGWEGDLPASTSELLHLIDTLESTRAHFTGSPVVIQCIDGSSKSGLFCALCDVISRVTHDKEVDVYLTIRELHNVRPQAVTSVVQYRYCYEVAQRRVKNLIMQTSTALGTNM